A single genomic interval of Helicoverpa zea isolate HzStark_Cry1AcR chromosome 19, ilHelZeax1.1, whole genome shotgun sequence harbors:
- the LOC124639864 gene encoding mediator of RNA polymerase II transcription subunit 21, translating into MADRLTQLQDTINQQAEHFCNSIGILQQFSTPSKFPGFDRSGSQTPQQQQNQEDYAMLFATLISRCAKDIDTLIESLPSEESSTELQVQSLRRLEAENKEAAEQLEEVVRQGEILLEKIQGALSDIAQCQLDMQNPALILNKDVKPQL; encoded by the exons ATGGCAGATCGTCTTACGCAGTTGCAAGATACCATAAACCAG CAAGCTGAGCATTTCTGCAACAGCATAGGTATATTGCAGCAGTTTTCAACACCTAGCAAGTTCCCTGGATTCGACCGCAGCGGTTCACAGACGCCGCAACAGCAACAAAACCAGGAGGACTATGCTATGCTATTTGCTACGTTGATATCTCGATGCGCTAAGGATATTGATACCCTGATTGAGTCGTTGCCGAGCGAGGAAAGCTCGACTGAGCTTCAGGTGCAAAGCTTGAGGCGTTTGGAGGCTGAGAATAAAGAGGCTGCTGAACAACTGGAGGAG GTGGTTCGCCAAGGAGAAATCCTTCTAGAGAAGATTCAAGGAGCACTAAGTGACATTGCTCAATGTCAACTAGACATGCAGAACCCAGCCCTGATCCTCAACAAGGATGTGAAGCCTCAGTTATAG